A part of Silurus meridionalis isolate SWU-2019-XX chromosome 18, ASM1480568v1, whole genome shotgun sequence genomic DNA contains:
- the cpm gene encoding carboxypeptidase M isoform X2, with translation MVVGRVLLLQLIDYLTHNYMSDPFVTKLMNATRIHILPSMNPDGFESSGRDCMYSPGRLNKNGVDLNRNFPDAFLSDFEQVREKEVDSVIKWLKTEMFVLSANLHGGAVVASYPYDNSNGGSELQGDSSITPDNDVFVHLAKTYSVNHASMQKANKCYDSKDFTDGITNGYSWYPLEGGMQDYNYVWAQCLELTLELSCCKFPPESDLPGLWDANKPALLAYMQQVHLGIKGQVLDLNGTPVQNASVEVQGRRNLCPFKTNQNGEYYRLLLPGNYTITVRYPGYEPLTETVSVPYGPDGFTALTHNFQFQKSTSTTFFVATEPTCPSPEVSNRENHSAALLSSTIITLTALTIHTLLLC, from the exons ATG gtggtgGGGCGAGTCTTGCTGCTGCAGCTGATCGATTATCTGACCCACAACTATATGAGCGACCCTTTTGTAACGAAGCTGATGAATGCCACTCGTATACACATCCTGCCTTCAATGAACCCAGATGGCTTTGAGTCGTCAGGACGTGACTGCATGTATTCCCCGGGCAg GCTTAATAAAAACGGCGTGGACCTGAACCGGAACTTTCCAGATGCGTTCTTGAGTGATTTTGAACAGGTGAGAGAAAAGGAGGTGGATTCTGTGATTAAGTGGTTGAAGACAGAGATGTTTGTTCTCTCCGCGAACCTCCATGGAGGAGCAGTGGTGGCCAGCTACCCCTATGACAACAGCAACGGAG GCAGTGAGCTGCAGGGGGACTCCAGCATTACTCCAGATAATGATGTGTTTGTCCACCTGGCCAAGACTTACTCAGTTAACCATGCGAGCATGCAAAAGGCAAACAAGTGCTATGATTCCAAGGATTTCACCGACGGCATCACCAACGGCTACAGCTGGTATCCACTAGAAG GTGGGATGCAGGATTACAATTATGTTTGGGCTCAGTGTTTAGAGCTCACTCTTGAGCTCTCCTGCTGTAAATTCCCTCCAGAAAGTGACCTGCCAGGTCTGTGGGACGCAAACAAGCCCGCACTGCTGGCCTACATGCAACAAGTTCATTTAG GTATAAAAGGCCAAGTGCTTGATTTGAATGGGACGCCAGTTCAAAATGCCTCAGTGGAGGTACAGGGGAGGAGAAACCTTTGTCCATTCAAGACAAATCAAAATGGAGAGTATTACAGACTGCTGCTGCCAGGAAACTACACCATCACG GTGAGATACCCAGGATACGAACCCCTCACAGAGACCGTGTCAGTGCCGTACGGTCCGGACGGGTTCACAGCTTTAACACACAACTTCCAGTTTCAGAAAAGTACCAGCACTACATTCTTTGTGGCAACAGAGCCCACTTGCCCATCACCTGAAGTCAGTAATAGAGAGAACCACAGTGCTGCCCTGCTGTCCAGCACCATCATTACACTTACAGCCCTCACAATTCACACACTCCTGCTGTGTTGA